The following proteins are encoded in a genomic region of Acidobacteriota bacterium:
- a CDS encoding PD40 domain-containing protein, with protein MKRQSLFFIFFIVLFLTSVQAQDYKRTEHPRYSPDGKSIVFSATISKGRDDLSKGLAVMSSEGTEVKTVTQNVAGVFDEYPSLSPDGKKIVFLRRTSATVLHDVFIINTDGSGLKQLTKTPEKELRPEFDHGGTGVVFARNFSTNIFIKFGSLHYVDLTSLKEKVILAKEFQVTHAVPAPRGAYFIAAAKLGADGKAIDVINNGNQVTVVSPTGEISPKSTVALPDSKAFIERIQTARVAEFMLYLSRGGMLAQQNYLVTPKGVEKLEIKASDYSLSPDGTKLLTGEGGSAVYIKGLRAERGAVVGKK; from the coding sequence ATGAAACGACAGTCTCTCTTTTTCATATTTTTCATCGTACTATTTCTTACCAGTGTTCAAGCGCAGGATTATAAGCGTACAGAGCACCCACGCTATAGCCCCGACGGCAAATCGATCGTCTTCTCCGCCACCATCTCAAAGGGGAGGGATGACCTGTCAAAGGGTCTGGCGGTTATGTCGAGCGAAGGCACCGAGGTTAAAACTGTCACGCAAAACGTCGCGGGAGTATTCGACGAGTACCCGTCACTTAGTCCAGACGGGAAAAAGATCGTTTTCCTTAGGCGAACTTCTGCAACTGTGCTTCACGATGTTTTTATCATCAACACCGACGGCAGCGGGCTAAAGCAGCTTACGAAAACGCCTGAAAAGGAACTCCGGCCGGAATTCGATCACGGCGGCACAGGTGTCGTGTTTGCAAGAAATTTTTCGACAAACATCTTTATAAAGTTCGGTTCTTTGCATTACGTCGATCTCACGTCTCTGAAAGAAAAGGTGATCCTCGCGAAGGAGTTTCAAGTAACTCATGCTGTTCCCGCACCCCGCGGTGCATACTTCATCGCCGCCGCCAAGCTGGGGGCAGATGGCAAAGCGATCGACGTGATCAATAATGGGAACCAAGTCACCGTCGTCAGTCCGACAGGCGAGATCAGCCCGAAATCAACAGTGGCGTTACCTGACAGTAAGGCGTTCATCGAGCGGATCCAGACAGCTCGCGTAGCCGAGTTCATGCTTTACCTTTCGCGTGGCGGGATGTTAGCGCAACAAAATTACTTGGTAACCCCTAAAGGTGTGGAAAAACTCGAGATTAAGGCTTCGGATTATTCCCTTTCACCCGACGGTACAAAGCTATTGACGGGGGAAGGTGGCTCAGCAGTTTACATTAAAGGGCTAAGAGCAGAGCGAGGGGCGGTCGTAGGCAAAAAGTAG
- the hppD gene encoding 4-hydroxyphenylpyruvate dioxygenase, with protein MTTQNPLGLKKIHHVEFYVGNAKQAEFYYRKAFGFSRAGYSGLETGNRETTSYLMRQTNINFVLTTPLNPEHPAAEHIKQHGDGVRDIAFYVEDADHAFNEAVGRGATPITEPHDLADENGSVRHAAIATYGDTIHSFISYNTNNGHNYNGVFLPGFTEQNISGEPTGIMMVDHIVGNVELGKMTEWCDFYRDVLGFFRYITFDDKDISTEYSALMSIVMSDGQHNIKFPINEPATGKGGKSQIQEYIDFYRSAGAQHIALLCRDIRSTVTQLMENGVEFLTIPDTYYDDLLDRVGPIDEDLESLKKLGILVDRDDEGYLLQIFTKPVEDRPTVFYEILQRKGCKGFGKGNFKALFVSIEEEQRRRGNL; from the coding sequence ATGACTACACAAAATCCATTAGGACTAAAGAAGATACATCACGTTGAGTTTTACGTCGGCAATGCTAAGCAGGCTGAGTTTTATTATCGCAAGGCGTTCGGGTTTTCGCGGGCAGGGTATTCGGGGCTGGAGACGGGGAATCGTGAGACGACCTCGTATTTGATGCGGCAGACGAATATCAATTTTGTGCTGACGACACCGCTCAATCCGGAGCATCCGGCTGCGGAGCATATCAAGCAGCACGGAGACGGCGTTCGCGATATTGCGTTTTATGTCGAGGATGCAGATCATGCATTCAATGAGGCCGTTGGACGCGGTGCAACACCAATTACCGAGCCGCATGATCTCGCGGACGAGAACGGCTCTGTACGGCACGCCGCTATCGCGACCTATGGCGATACGATCCATTCGTTCATCTCGTACAACACCAACAACGGCCACAATTACAACGGTGTCTTTTTGCCCGGTTTTACTGAACAAAATATTTCGGGCGAGCCGACCGGCATAATGATGGTCGATCACATCGTCGGTAACGTCGAGCTTGGCAAAATGACCGAGTGGTGCGATTTTTACCGCGACGTACTCGGTTTTTTCCGCTATATTACGTTTGACGACAAAGACATCTCGACCGAATATTCAGCCCTGATGTCGATCGTCATGTCCGACGGCCAGCACAATATCAAATTCCCGATCAACGAACCCGCAACCGGCAAAGGTGGCAAGTCGCAGATACAGGAATACATCGATTTCTACCGCTCGGCCGGTGCCCAGCACATCGCTCTGCTCTGCCGCGATATCCGCAGCACCGTTACCCAATTAATGGAGAACGGCGTCGAATTCCTGACGATCCCTGACACATACTACGACGACCTGTTAGACCGTGTCGGGCCGATCGATGAAGACCTCGAAAGCTTGAAAAAACTCGGCATCCTGGTCGATCGCGACGACGAAGGCTACTTGCTCCAGATCTTTACCAAACCGGTTGAGGATCGGCCGACGGTCTTCTACGAGATCCTTCAACGCAAAGGCTGCAAAGGATTCGGCAAGGGCAATTTTAAGGCACTGTTTGTATCAATAGAAGAGGAACAGAGGCGTCGGGGTAATCTCTGA
- a CDS encoding phenylalanine 4-monooxygenase: MKRIEDMKGAASPMLTDTATPTAEADLAIENFTVSDAELPEFKDLKFENINELHIDHPGANDAEYRARRDYIASCAKSFRETGVITDVEYNAREQRVWRYVAEELEELQQKYASPFYLRAKKDLGITTDRIPQLSEMNRRLKELTGFRLAPIEGLVETRGFLSWLSYRVMLCTQYIRHHSHPAYTPEPDIVHEAIGHIPMFTNPNFADFSQFIGHGARIATDEQLEQLGRLYWFTVEFGMVEHEGDIKAYGAGLLSSFGELEHAFSDRVERRPFNLEQVINHEYTYSDMQPVLYVIPSYAELKEVTRKYIESFNI, translated from the coding sequence TTGAAACGCATCGAAGATATGAAAGGAGCCGCTTCACCAATGCTGACCGATACCGCCACACCGACTGCCGAAGCCGATCTTGCGATCGAGAATTTTACCGTCTCGGATGCTGAGCTGCCGGAATTTAAGGACCTCAAATTCGAGAACATCAACGAACTCCACATCGATCATCCGGGAGCAAACGACGCCGAATACCGAGCCCGCCGCGACTACATTGCGTCGTGTGCGAAGAGTTTTCGCGAGACCGGCGTGATCACCGATGTCGAATACAACGCCCGCGAGCAGCGTGTCTGGCGTTACGTGGCAGAGGAACTCGAAGAACTCCAGCAGAAATATGCATCGCCGTTTTATCTTCGGGCGAAGAAAGATCTCGGCATTACGACCGACCGGATCCCGCAATTATCAGAGATGAACCGACGTTTGAAAGAACTGACCGGTTTTCGCCTCGCACCGATAGAGGGACTGGTCGAAACTCGCGGTTTCTTATCATGGCTCTCTTACCGCGTGATGCTCTGTACGCAATACATTCGTCACCATTCGCACCCGGCATATACGCCCGAGCCCGACATTGTCCACGAGGCTATCGGCCACATTCCGATGTTCACTAACCCGAATTTTGCCGATTTTTCGCAGTTCATCGGCCACGGAGCACGTATCGCCACCGACGAGCAGCTCGAACAGCTCGGCCGCCTCTACTGGTTCACAGTCGAATTTGGTATGGTCGAACACGAAGGCGACATCAAGGCGTATGGTGCGGGACTGTTATCGTCATTCGGTGAACTCGAACACGCGTTCTCAGATCGCGTCGAACGCCGCCCGTTCAACCTCGAACAGGTCATCAATCACGAATACACCTACAGCGACATGCAGCCGGTGTTATACGTCATTCCCTCTTACGCTGAGCTCAAAGAGGTGACTCGGAAGTATATTGAATCGTTTAATATCTAA
- a CDS encoding CHAT domain-containing protein, with translation MKRYAAKILFAVTATIIFGAGTTFHSQPSPRPLPPEFFKRRDAATAFALGRQFLRQGQRTKIQASIAKFREAGSIYREIGDRAGAACALLGTGAAYAALGDGRAAARSYLEASSTLDSFRAKDVDESTLVKLGFLYDHLVGKRFLFKYDGLSIARPKRGYDRNGDRIDTRFSQLSERETVQFLNQPIVVYIEPERESIFDDPRFAGSGDPPKPVSFYKDALSVWKRSGFESIEVATGLSLMDAWAGRDDRVAVFYGKQAINRYQEIRRLLRTERPYDRRVYINQLTEKYRILADLLIGLGRLTEAEDVLQMLKDEEFSEFVRRDAVEIERLKQRVRLTPKERDLIDRYLAIAGQAVEIGEQQRKLEEKRRKAAAIGGVLSAEDQRSLADLNARSDEINSTFRLFLEKELVMEIGTENAKSLAADRSLQDRVREWGSGTAVLTTVITENRYRVILTTAAIQIDAKTDINAAELNKKIFEFRNALQDPDIDPRPIGKELYDILIKPIEKQLADSHATTLVWSLDGTLRYIPFAALSPDGESYLVERFRNVIMTPKTRERVKGDRSPWRAVGAGVSEEQLIAVPGNPGQKIRIEAIPATRTELMSIIRDETEPTGQGIFDGRRFLDSAFTLDNFTASLASKDTNGRSTYNVLHVASHFQLSENWSNSFLLLGGGKTLTLEQLSNMRDLDLSGIELATLSACNTALVTSASGYEVDSLAESIQSKGGKAVLATLWSVNDASTAKLMSSFYGFKKKDPTMTKADALQRAQLEMLREAPLSHPFFWSGFTLIGNWL, from the coding sequence ATGAAACGATACGCCGCCAAAATTCTGTTTGCCGTGACCGCCACTATTATCTTTGGTGCGGGCACCACTTTCCATTCCCAACCGAGTCCGCGGCCGCTGCCGCCGGAATTTTTCAAACGCCGTGATGCCGCAACTGCGTTCGCGCTCGGCCGTCAATTTCTCAGGCAAGGCCAGCGAACAAAGATCCAGGCTTCGATCGCGAAATTTCGCGAGGCCGGATCGATCTATCGCGAGATCGGCGACCGTGCCGGAGCCGCGTGTGCCCTGCTCGGGACCGGAGCGGCTTATGCCGCTTTGGGTGACGGCCGGGCGGCCGCGAGGTCCTATCTGGAAGCTTCATCGACGCTCGATTCCTTCCGAGCAAAGGACGTCGACGAATCAACACTCGTTAAGCTTGGCTTTCTGTATGACCATCTTGTCGGCAAGCGCTTTTTGTTCAAATATGACGGGCTCTCGATCGCAAGGCCTAAGCGAGGATACGACCGTAACGGTGATCGGATAGACACGCGTTTTTCGCAGCTCAGCGAACGCGAAACTGTTCAATTTCTCAACCAGCCGATCGTCGTCTATATCGAACCGGAACGCGAATCGATCTTTGATGATCCGCGATTTGCCGGCTCAGGCGATCCGCCGAAACCTGTCAGTTTTTATAAGGACGCACTTTCTGTCTGGAAAAGAAGCGGATTCGAAAGCATCGAGGTCGCAACCGGCCTGAGCCTAATGGATGCCTGGGCCGGACGGGACGATCGTGTCGCGGTATTTTACGGCAAACAGGCGATCAATCGATATCAGGAGATCCGACGCCTGCTCCGTACCGAAAGGCCCTACGACCGGCGAGTTTATATTAATCAGCTCACTGAAAAATACCGTATACTTGCGGATCTGCTGATCGGGCTCGGCCGCCTTACTGAGGCCGAAGATGTCCTGCAGATGCTCAAGGATGAGGAATTTTCGGAATTTGTCCGCCGCGACGCAGTTGAGATCGAGCGCCTAAAACAGCGTGTTCGGCTGACACCAAAGGAACGGGACCTGATCGACCGTTATCTGGCGATCGCCGGCCAAGCTGTGGAGATAGGTGAACAGCAGCGAAAACTCGAAGAGAAAAGACGAAAAGCTGCCGCGATTGGCGGCGTTCTCTCGGCAGAAGATCAAAGATCGCTGGCCGACCTAAACGCCAGATCAGATGAAATAAATTCGACATTCAGGCTGTTTTTGGAAAAGGAACTCGTAATGGAGATCGGCACCGAAAACGCCAAATCACTCGCCGCCGACCGCAGCCTGCAAGACCGAGTTCGAGAATGGGGCAGCGGAACCGCGGTGCTGACAACCGTCATTACCGAGAACCGTTATCGCGTAATCCTCACTACCGCGGCGATCCAGATCGACGCAAAGACCGATATCAACGCAGCTGAATTGAATAAAAAGATATTCGAGTTCAGAAACGCCCTGCAGGACCCTGATATCGATCCGCGTCCGATCGGAAAAGAGCTATATGACATCCTAATAAAGCCGATCGAAAAACAATTGGCTGACAGCCATGCAACGACGCTGGTCTGGTCGCTCGACGGCACGCTTCGATATATTCCGTTTGCCGCACTTTCGCCGGACGGCGAGTCTTATCTGGTTGAGCGATTCAGGAACGTGATCATGACGCCGAAAACACGCGAACGAGTCAAAGGTGATCGGTCACCATGGCGAGCGGTAGGTGCAGGCGTTTCCGAAGAACAGTTAATAGCTGTTCCCGGCAATCCCGGTCAAAAGATCAGGATCGAGGCCATTCCGGCAACTCGTACCGAATTGATGTCGATCATCCGCGATGAAACTGAACCGACCGGCCAGGGCATCTTCGACGGCCGCCGCTTTCTCGATTCTGCTTTCACGTTGGATAATTTCACGGCCTCGCTTGCGAGTAAGGATACAAATGGGCGTTCGACCTACAACGTGCTGCATGTTGCGAGCCATTTTCAGCTCAGCGAAAATTGGTCCAATTCGTTCCTTCTACTCGGGGGCGGCAAAACCCTGACACTCGAACAACTTAGCAACATGCGGGACCTCGATCTGTCGGGGATCGAACTTGCCACATTGTCGGCGTGCAACACTGCTCTGGTGACTTCGGCATCGGGATATGAGGTCGATTCACTCGCAGAATCGATACAGTCAAAAGGCGGCAAGGCCGTACTCGCCACCCTTTGGAGCGTCAACGACGCGTCTACGGCAAAACTGATGAGCAGTTTTTACGGTTTCAAAAAGAAAGACCCGACTATGACCAAGGCAGATGCTTTGCAGCGTGCCCAACTCGAAATGCTGCGCGAAGCACCACTCAGCCATCCGTTCTTCTGGTCGGGATTTACTCTTATCGGCAATTGGCTTTAG
- a CDS encoding cupin domain-containing protein — protein MKGYKSNIEKETLKNKNFRKVLYSGQHLQLVLMSLKPKEEIGAEVHAENDQFLRFEGGKGRVIIDKTTYNVKDGDAVIVPAGAKHNVINVSASEDLKLYTIYAPPHHKDQIVRKTKEEAQANDEEFDGKPTEKPKKKK, from the coding sequence ATGAAAGGCTATAAATCAAACATCGAGAAAGAAACTCTCAAGAACAAGAATTTTCGAAAGGTTCTATACAGCGGCCAGCATCTGCAGCTTGTGCTGATGAGCCTTAAGCCGAAGGAAGAGATCGGCGCTGAGGTGCATGCTGAGAATGATCAGTTTTTGCGTTTCGAGGGCGGCAAGGGTCGCGTTATCATCGACAAGACGACCTATAACGTCAAAGACGGCGATGCCGTGATCGTGCCCGCCGGTGCCAAGCACAACGTTATCAATGTTTCGGCAAGCGAGGATCTTAAGCTCTATACGATCTACGCCCCGCCGCATCACAAGGATCAGATCGTTCGCAAGACCAAGGAAGAGGCGCAGGCGAACGACGAGGAATTTGACGGTAAGCCAACTGAAAAACCCAAGAAAAAGAAATAG
- a CDS encoding glutamate--tRNA ligase — MTTRVRFAPSPTGYLHIGSARTALFNYLYARNTGGKFLLRIEDTDLARSTEESTRSILDGLAWLELDHDEEIVFQSDNADKHRVTARKLLAEGKAYRDFTPKAEPNDANVKDAIKDRARANQGERNMRDNPYRELSTEESDARAAAGEPFAIRLKVATHGRTAFDDAVYGIQERNYDDTEDLVLLRSDGHPLYNLAVVCDDIEMAITHVIRGQDHLTNAHKQVLIYEALGVTPPTFAHLPLIMAPNKGKLSKRKHGEVVSMTTYRDAGFLAAAFRNFLALLGWSAGEEKEIYSLNELVEKFSLGGIHRSNAVFNFHESDPRKWTDDKAIWMNAEYIRTMPLGELIPFVKPELKAAKLWRDEYEDDDREWFENTINLIRQRFFTLKDFSSQGRAYFSEDYDFDSAAIEKNLSKFPDLKTWLPELADRFEAEFETTPYTEENIEVVVKAFTEEKGTKLGVIMNGARTLLTGVAVGPSMLSVFETLGSEKTKMRLKSQVAWN; from the coding sequence ATGACTACACGCGTTCGTTTTGCTCCAAGCCCGACCGGCTATCTTCATATTGGTTCTGCGAGGACCGCACTTTTTAATTATCTTTATGCCCGAAATACGGGCGGCAAATTCCTGCTTCGAATCGAGGACACCGACCTCGCACGTTCGACCGAGGAATCGACGCGATCGATACTCGACGGACTCGCGTGGCTCGAACTCGACCACGACGAAGAGATCGTTTTCCAATCGGACAACGCTGATAAGCACCGCGTCACTGCCCGAAAACTCCTCGCCGAGGGCAAGGCATATCGCGATTTCACGCCTAAGGCCGAGCCGAACGACGCGAACGTAAAAGATGCGATCAAGGACCGAGCCCGTGCGAATCAAGGCGAAAGGAATATGCGCGATAATCCGTATCGCGAGCTTTCAACCGAAGAAAGCGATGCTCGTGCCGCTGCCGGCGAACCTTTCGCTATTCGGCTGAAGGTGGCAACGCACGGACGTACTGCGTTTGACGATGCGGTTTACGGAATTCAGGAAAGAAATTACGATGATACCGAAGATCTTGTTCTGCTTCGCTCGGACGGTCATCCGCTCTATAACCTGGCAGTCGTCTGCGACGACATCGAAATGGCGATCACGCATGTCATTCGCGGCCAGGACCATCTGACGAATGCTCACAAACAGGTTTTGATCTACGAGGCCCTCGGTGTCACTCCGCCGACATTTGCCCATCTGCCGCTGATCATGGCGCCGAACAAGGGCAAGCTGTCTAAACGCAAACATGGCGAGGTAGTCTCGATGACAACCTACCGCGATGCCGGTTTTCTTGCCGCCGCATTTCGCAATTTCCTTGCCCTTCTCGGCTGGTCCGCGGGCGAAGAGAAAGAGATCTATTCGCTCAACGAACTCGTCGAAAAATTCTCTTTGGGCGGCATCCACCGTTCGAATGCGGTTTTCAATTTTCACGAAAGCGATCCCCGCAAGTGGACCGACGATAAGGCGATCTGGATGAATGCCGAATACATCCGCACGATGCCGCTAGGCGAGCTTATTCCGTTCGTAAAACCCGAACTAAAGGCTGCAAAGCTATGGCGTGACGAGTATGAGGACGATGATCGTGAATGGTTCGAAAATACGATCAACCTCATCCGCCAGCGGTTCTTTACGCTGAAAGATTTCTCATCGCAAGGCCGTGCTTATTTCAGCGAAGATTACGATTTCGACTCGGCCGCGATCGAAAAGAATCTGTCGAAATTCCCTGATCTCAAAACATGGCTTCCCGAACTGGCCGATCGTTTCGAAGCCGAATTTGAGACGACGCCTTATACCGAAGAAAATATCGAGGTCGTTGTCAAAGCCTTCACCGAAGAAAAGGGCACCAAACTTGGCGTTATCATGAACGGAGCCCGAACCTTGCTCACCGGCGTCGCCGTCGGCCCGTCGATGCTCTCTGTTTTTGAGACTCTCGGATCTGAAAAGACTAAAATGAGATTAAAGAGCCAGGTGGCTTGGAATTAG
- a CDS encoding TonB-dependent receptor, protein MAFSGKGKYLVTAFFAAAAIVFAAAMPSHASTVTVTAEKNSNLGIIKGVVRDQSGSPIADATVAIFRLGTSKLLKQVSSANDGRFLARIIPGTYTVLAVAQGFNPVTLSDVSVNRSTELVYGFRLERSGSGNTLPEKRIDRNSSKWRIRAAQMQRAIYQNREGNKPAEETTANVTVDESLPVDEAPNSTDRRTQAVIETYFAGTSNSNYAGVNFAAMTPAGDHAEFVFSGQVGKGTNAPQRFGVDAKFRPNSEHQIRVSTSFAKIGNINIAGEDKHLGQMSFQALDEWKIREGVILVYGLDYSRFLGAGSDSSISPRLGLQYDIDSKTRFQTAFTTQTDERSWSQAVNFEGAEVLFREPVSVQDIFVSNNKPKLNRSQRLEFGIERILDNRSSVEANVFFDTAIGRGVGLTAMPIDALDEAEFTDITAQQQGNARGIRVVYNRRFSSVFSAAAGYSFGNGQRLSANAITNPSEAFDEAIFQSFFGQFSADLRTGTSVKTIYRLSPQATVFAIDPFKGRLAIYDPGLSVLVTQNLPTLGLPFRAEAVVDARNMFGFQTGVSGEEGSLRLNGQRRSLRGGILVRF, encoded by the coding sequence ATGGCTTTTTCGGGCAAAGGTAAGTATTTGGTTACAGCGTTCTTCGCGGCAGCGGCAATTGTATTTGCCGCCGCGATGCCTAGTCATGCCTCTACCGTCACTGTCACGGCCGAAAAGAACAGCAATCTTGGGATCATCAAAGGCGTCGTTCGCGACCAAAGCGGCAGCCCGATCGCCGACGCGACAGTTGCGATCTTCCGATTGGGAACTTCGAAATTGCTCAAGCAGGTCAGTTCCGCAAACGACGGTAGATTCCTCGCCCGCATAATTCCCGGTACGTACACCGTTCTTGCCGTTGCTCAAGGCTTTAATCCTGTCACGCTTTCGGATGTTTCGGTCAATCGTTCGACCGAGCTGGTGTATGGGTTTCGGCTTGAGCGTTCCGGCAGCGGAAATACTCTGCCTGAAAAACGCATCGACCGCAACAGCTCAAAGTGGCGTATTCGTGCTGCCCAGATGCAGCGGGCGATCTATCAGAACCGCGAAGGCAATAAACCCGCCGAAGAAACAACTGCAAATGTGACGGTTGACGAGAGCCTTCCAGTCGACGAAGCACCGAACTCGACAGATCGCCGCACACAGGCCGTGATCGAAACATATTTTGCCGGAACGAGTAACAGTAATTACGCCGGTGTAAATTTTGCTGCGATGACGCCGGCCGGCGACCATGCAGAATTCGTTTTTTCGGGCCAGGTCGGAAAAGGAACCAACGCACCGCAGCGATTTGGCGTCGACGCCAAGTTCAGGCCGAATTCCGAGCACCAGATCCGCGTCAGCACTTCGTTTGCGAAAATCGGAAATATCAATATCGCCGGCGAAGATAAACATCTCGGACAGATGTCGTTCCAGGCTCTCGACGAATGGAAGATCCGCGAAGGCGTGATCCTCGTTTACGGCCTCGATTATTCGAGGTTCCTCGGTGCCGGAAGCGATTCATCGATCTCGCCCAGACTCGGTCTCCAATACGATATCGATTCTAAGACACGATTCCAGACTGCATTCACGACGCAGACCGATGAACGTTCGTGGTCGCAAGCTGTCAATTTCGAAGGTGCCGAAGTGCTTTTCCGCGAACCGGTCTCGGTCCAGGATATCTTCGTCTCAAATAACAAACCAAAATTGAACCGCAGTCAACGGCTCGAATTTGGTATCGAACGCATCCTCGACAATAGATCATCGGTCGAAGCAAATGTGTTTTTCGATACTGCCATCGGCCGCGGCGTCGGGCTAACGGCAATGCCGATCGATGCACTTGACGAAGCTGAGTTCACCGATATCACCGCCCAACAGCAGGGCAATGCCCGCGGCATCCGGGTCGTCTATAACCGCAGATTTTCGTCGGTCTTTAGTGCGGCTGCCGGATATTCGTTCGGCAATGGCCAGCGGCTCTCAGCGAACGCGATAACAAATCCGTCCGAGGCGTTTGACGAAGCGATCTTCCAATCGTTCTTCGGCCAGTTTTCGGCCGATCTGCGGACCGGCACCAGCGTTAAGACGATCTACCGTCTGTCTCCGCAAGCAACCGTTTTTGCGATCGATCCGTTCAAGGGCCGGCTCGCGATATACGATCCGGGCTTGAGCGTCTTGGTGACGCAGAATCTTCCCACACTTGGTCTCCCGTTCCGTGCCGAAGCCGTTGTGGATGCACGGAATATGTTCGGCTTCCAGACCGGCGTTTCCGGCGAAGAAGGCAGTTTGCGATTGAACGGCCAACGCCGTTCGCTTCGCGGTGGAATATTAGTTAGATTTTAG